A single window of Vigna unguiculata cultivar IT97K-499-35 chromosome 1, ASM411807v1, whole genome shotgun sequence DNA harbors:
- the LOC114186525 gene encoding phosphatidylinositol N-acetylglucosaminyltransferase subunit GPI1 isoform X1, whose amino-acid sequence MKRHCRLWWPKQLLSNQESSPSILFGWFVTCSPSSFDVIVAFTYSEVLLSSSSTGIEGIIHDACGRMPSFLEDKSKFSVLGLSIPDPTASNSLMNEMAYDKKKLSEYGNASEEGSTDTKNNCRSCCCFQLDCSLRKSRQYVLGKSNWVLLTFDSPEHNDLGLHRLPNLHHIHWNGQILSQYDVHVIIYETPAYGAHHFSLCHLSSSNEQAKVSIKNPTWVEKLHNKQQFIDLDTVVLAINCTAAAKRTFETHLVPRSSSRFSIFPVVVVIGHLFSKFLASFSTMLYIILQFFQTHFNYESEPWMYVTSANVFKKTAWINMQIRCQILYWPFALQKNDLRSESCVEYVEKAAMHRHSMWSTLVVDILLGNLVGWTFLYHREPICLSVLNFMHEFSTFLRSGCVWLMGNPAGFKLNAELAGVLGMVSLNAVQIWSTLWIFVGFVFNHIIQGLSVLGILCGFTVPAALIIDMIALATLHVSTLHWFISLIYSSQIQALAALWRLFRGRKWNPLRRRLDSFDYTVKQHIVGSLLFTPLLLLLPTTSVFYIFFSIVDTAINLICLLIEVTISIIHTTPYTKIFLWLVRRGRFPSGIWFEIIGCQSNSTVPAPSIDFTDEMTLPKESLHLKDFNREKSSILVSVLHSNYLSIGKVILPHYKTVFLGVSGSSISTVAYGILIGQRMPSMRGTLLPSLIPWTSMPYKEYWHLCHDSLIACFR is encoded by the exons ATGAAAAGACATTGTAGGCTTTGGTGGCCAAAGCAACTTCTATCGAATCAAGAATCATCCCCTAGTATTTTGTTCGGGTGGTTTGTCACCTGTTCACCATCATCCTTTGACGTGATTGTAGCGTTTACTTACAGTGAAGTCTTGCTTTCTAGTTCTAGTACTGGCATTGAG GGGATCATTCATGACGCATGTGGGAGGATGCCTTCATTTCTTGAGGATAAGTCCAAGTTCTCTGTACTCGGTCTGTCAATCCCTGACCCTACTGCTAGTAATAGTTTGATGAATGAGATGGCGTATGACAAAAAGAAGTTATCTGAGTATGGCAATGCATCGGAAGAGGGAAGTACAGATACAAAGAATAACTGTAGGAGTTGCTGTTGCTTCCAGTTAGATTGTTCATTGAGGAAAAGTAGACAATATGTTCTTGGAAAAAGTAACTGGGTCCTGCTCACATTTGATTCTCCTGAGCATAATGATCTAGGACTGCACAGGCTTCCAAATCTGCATCACATTCATTGGAATGGACAAATTCTGTCACAATATGATGTTCAC GTCATAATTTATGAAACACCTGCTTATGGTGCTCATCATTTCTCATTATGTCATTTGAGTTCGTCGAATGAGCAAGCTAAAGTTTCTATTAAAAATCCTACGTGGGTCGAGAAGCTTCATAATAAGCAGCAATTCATTGATTTG GATACAGTTGTTCTGGCAATTAATTGCACAGCTGCTGCTAAAAGAACTTTTGAGACACACTTGGTCCCAAGATCCTCAAGCCGGTTCTCCATATTTCCCGT GGTTGTTGTCATAGGGCATCTGTTTTCCAAGTTCTTGGCTTCGTTCTCCACCATGCTTTATATTATTCTTCAGTTTTTCCAAAcacattttaattatgaatCCGAACCATGGATGTATGTGACATCAGCAAATGTATTCAAGAAAACTGCTTGGATAAATATGCAAATCCGCTGTCAGATATTATATTGGCCATTCGCTCTTCAGAAGAATGACCTCAg GTCAGAGTCATGTGTTGAATATGTAGAGAAAGCTGCAATGCATAGGCATTCTATGTGGTCAACTTTGGTTGTTGATATTCTCCTTGGAAACTTGGTTGGCTGGACATTTTTATATCACAGAGAACCAATTTGCCTTTCAGTTTTGAATTTCATGCATGAATTTTCAACGTTTTTGCGCTCTGGGTGTGTGTGGTTAATGGGAAACCCTGCAGGATTCAAATTGAATGCTGAGCTGGCTGGAGTACTTGGCATGGTTTCTTTGAATGCAGTCCAGATATGGTCAACACTCTGGATCTTTGTGGGTTTCGTCTTCAATCATATTATTCAAGGGCTTTCTGTTTTAGGAATCCTTTGTGGATTTACTGTACCTGCTGCTTTGATCATAGACATGATTGCTCTTGCAACTCTTCATGTTTCAACTCTACATTGGTTCATTTCACTTATATATTCATCACAGATACAGGCATTGGCAGCCTTGTGGCGGCTTTTCAG GGGTCGAAAATGGAATCCTCTGAGGCGGAGGTTGGATAGCTTTGATTATACAGTGAAGCAACATATTGTTGGATCTCTATtatttacgccacttttacttCTTTTACCAACTACTTCCGTTTTCTATATATTCTTTAGTATCGTGGACACAGCCATTAACCTTATCTGTCTACTCATTGAAGTAACTATTTCGATTATTCATACTACCCCTTATACCAAGATATTTCTTTGGTTGGTGAGGCGAGGAAGGTTCCCTTCTGGAATATGGTTTGAAATTATTGGTTGTCAGAGTAACAGTACCGTTCCTGCACCAAGTATTGATTTTACCGATGAAATGACCTTACCCAAGGAGTCATTGCATCTAAAGGATTTCAATAGAGAAAAATCTAGTATTCTAGTTTCAGTTCTCCACAGCAACTACTTGAGCATAG GGAAAGTTATCTTGCCTCACTACAAAACTGTATTTTTGGGAGTTTCTGGGTCATCCATCTCCACAGTGGCTTATGGAATCCTTATTGGGCAAAG AATGCCATCTATGCGGGGCAC
- the LOC114186525 gene encoding N-acetylglucosaminyl-phosphatidylinositol biosynthetic protein gpi1 isoform X2 codes for MDKFCHNMMFTYVIIYETPAYGAHHFSLCHLSSSNEQAKVSIKNPTWVEKLHNKQQFIDLDTVVLAINCTAAAKRTFETHLVPRSSSRFSIFPVVVVIGHLFSKFLASFSTMLYIILQFFQTHFNYESEPWMYVTSANVFKKTAWINMQIRCQILYWPFALQKNDLRSESCVEYVEKAAMHRHSMWSTLVVDILLGNLVGWTFLYHREPICLSVLNFMHEFSTFLRSGCVWLMGNPAGFKLNAELAGVLGMVSLNAVQIWSTLWIFVGFVFNHIIQGLSVLGILCGFTVPAALIIDMIALATLHVSTLHWFISLIYSSQIQALAALWRLFRGRKWNPLRRRLDSFDYTVKQHIVGSLLFTPLLLLLPTTSVFYIFFSIVDTAINLICLLIEVTISIIHTTPYTKIFLWLVRRGRFPSGIWFEIIGCQSNSTVPAPSIDFTDEMTLPKESLHLKDFNREKSSILVSVLHSNYLSIGKVILPHYKTVFLGVSGSSISTVAYGILIGQRMPSMRGTLLPSLIPWTSMPYKEYWHLCHDSLIACFR; via the exons ATGGACAAATTCTGTCACAATATGATGTTCACGTAT GTCATAATTTATGAAACACCTGCTTATGGTGCTCATCATTTCTCATTATGTCATTTGAGTTCGTCGAATGAGCAAGCTAAAGTTTCTATTAAAAATCCTACGTGGGTCGAGAAGCTTCATAATAAGCAGCAATTCATTGATTTG GATACAGTTGTTCTGGCAATTAATTGCACAGCTGCTGCTAAAAGAACTTTTGAGACACACTTGGTCCCAAGATCCTCAAGCCGGTTCTCCATATTTCCCGT GGTTGTTGTCATAGGGCATCTGTTTTCCAAGTTCTTGGCTTCGTTCTCCACCATGCTTTATATTATTCTTCAGTTTTTCCAAAcacattttaattatgaatCCGAACCATGGATGTATGTGACATCAGCAAATGTATTCAAGAAAACTGCTTGGATAAATATGCAAATCCGCTGTCAGATATTATATTGGCCATTCGCTCTTCAGAAGAATGACCTCAg GTCAGAGTCATGTGTTGAATATGTAGAGAAAGCTGCAATGCATAGGCATTCTATGTGGTCAACTTTGGTTGTTGATATTCTCCTTGGAAACTTGGTTGGCTGGACATTTTTATATCACAGAGAACCAATTTGCCTTTCAGTTTTGAATTTCATGCATGAATTTTCAACGTTTTTGCGCTCTGGGTGTGTGTGGTTAATGGGAAACCCTGCAGGATTCAAATTGAATGCTGAGCTGGCTGGAGTACTTGGCATGGTTTCTTTGAATGCAGTCCAGATATGGTCAACACTCTGGATCTTTGTGGGTTTCGTCTTCAATCATATTATTCAAGGGCTTTCTGTTTTAGGAATCCTTTGTGGATTTACTGTACCTGCTGCTTTGATCATAGACATGATTGCTCTTGCAACTCTTCATGTTTCAACTCTACATTGGTTCATTTCACTTATATATTCATCACAGATACAGGCATTGGCAGCCTTGTGGCGGCTTTTCAG GGGTCGAAAATGGAATCCTCTGAGGCGGAGGTTGGATAGCTTTGATTATACAGTGAAGCAACATATTGTTGGATCTCTATtatttacgccacttttacttCTTTTACCAACTACTTCCGTTTTCTATATATTCTTTAGTATCGTGGACACAGCCATTAACCTTATCTGTCTACTCATTGAAGTAACTATTTCGATTATTCATACTACCCCTTATACCAAGATATTTCTTTGGTTGGTGAGGCGAGGAAGGTTCCCTTCTGGAATATGGTTTGAAATTATTGGTTGTCAGAGTAACAGTACCGTTCCTGCACCAAGTATTGATTTTACCGATGAAATGACCTTACCCAAGGAGTCATTGCATCTAAAGGATTTCAATAGAGAAAAATCTAGTATTCTAGTTTCAGTTCTCCACAGCAACTACTTGAGCATAG GGAAAGTTATCTTGCCTCACTACAAAACTGTATTTTTGGGAGTTTCTGGGTCATCCATCTCCACAGTGGCTTATGGAATCCTTATTGGGCAAAG AATGCCATCTATGCGGGGCAC